The Chlamydia poikilotherma DNA segment CTACAAACCTACCGTGGGGGATCATTTTTTCATCTCCTACACAAGGAAGTTTGGGAGTGTCTGTGCATCCTGTACAGTTATATGAAGGAATTGGTTATTTATTACTTTCTATAATACTGTTTTTCTTAAGTTATAAACGTTATTTTCGTTTAGGTTCTGGATGGGCGACATCTCTGGGATTAATAGGCATATCTTTAATCCGTTTTTTTGCTGAATTTTTTAAAAGCCATCAAGGTAAGGTTATAGGTCCAAATAGTTTGTTGACAATGGGACAAATTCTATCATTACCTTTATTTATATTTGGTGTGTCTTTGGGGGTGGCTTGTTTTATTAAAAATAAAAAGGGTACATCTTCCACTTCATCTATAAAATAGAAACAGTTTCATGTGTAGTTAGGAATCTCTTATGGGAGATAAATAGATACTATGGTATTTTAGCTTTTTAGTTTAATTTTTCAGAGTTTATCAGATGAATAAACGTTCGTTGTTGTTTGTTTCTTTAGTTGGCGTAGCTTTTGTAGGGTGCCAGATCTTTTTTGGTTATAATGATTTTCGTTCTTGCAAGGCTCTCACAGAGAAACAGAAAACAATTTCAGAACAAGTACTTGCTGCAACAAAGTCTGCGGGATTAAGTGTTTCTCCTTGGACTGCATCTCTTGAAGAAGAGATAAATAAAAATCATTACGCTGTGCGTGTTGGAAATAAGTTGCTCCTTTTGAATCAAGGAGGATCGGCAAGTTCAGTTTATTCTTCTGGAATTCGTTGGGATTTTATAGAAGAAACAACAGCTTGTGATAATATTCATGTTGCTTTGTATAGTGAAGCCAACGAATCCTCAGATCCTTTAAATACAGGAAAAGTATTTCTTCCGGTAACTACCGAAGCCCTTCCTGTTTTAGTTGTTGAGTTTCGTAATAATCAAGAACCTGTTGTGTTCTTAGGTCAATATAAGCAAGAACAGGGTAAGATTTATAATAAGGATAGTGTTGTTTATGGGACTTCTTTGGTCTTTTGGAGATCGGGGAATGAATATCTCCCTTTAGGTATTTATAATTCCAAAGAAGAAAGACTAGAATCCTTAGATCTCCCAATTACTAAGGCTGCTATTTTTAATGATTCCCAATCATCAAGTGTCGATCTGAATTCTAGGCAACATTTTGTTCTTTCTAATGAATATATGCAGTTGGTTGTTTCTCAGGAGAGTGGTTCTATAGAAGGAATAAACCTCCCATTTTCTTCTGAAGATAATAAGAGTATAGTCAATGAAATCGGCTTTGATAGAGATTTAAAAGCTCAAGTTCCTAGCGAGGCTTCTTTTCCCGGGCTTCCTTCGATAGATGCGAATAAAAAAGAAATTTCCGATACTATAGGAGGATATTATCCTTTATTACGTAGAGGGATGCTTTCTGATGTTAAAAAACGCACTCCTTCTAGTTATCATGCTTTAAATATTGTTTCCGGAAGGGATCTTGTCAAATCCGTGGCTTCGGGATACCGTGTTTCTATTTTTAATAGTACTGTGTTGGAATTGGAAAGCAATGACGGTTCTATTAAGAAAACTTATAAATTACCTGAAAAGCAGCCTTATGCTTTTGAAGTTGAAGTTGGTATAAATCAAGCTGGCGACGACATGTGGATAACTTCTGGAGTCCCCGAAGTTGAAATTATGTCCAACGCATTTACTCCATCTATTAAATACCATGTTATTAAAAAGAATAAGGGACAATTAGATAAGGTGAAATTACCTAAGGCTAAGGATCCTTTAGCTTTGCATAGTGGAGTATATCCCCAATGGATACTAAACTCTAATGGATACTTCGGTATTATCTTATCTCCACTTACAGACGCGCCCGCAGGATATGCTGCCTCCTATGTTTCTGGGAGTTCTGTCCCTACACGTTTGTCTCTATTATCTCCTAAAAACCAAGCTTATCCTGCTTCTAAATATCCTGGATACGAAACTTTACTTCCTTTGTCTAACCAGAAAGGAACACATCGTTTCCTCGTTTATGCAGGGCCTCTAGCCGAACCCACTTTACGCGCTCTGGATCAAGCTTATACCAATTCTAAAGGTGAGAGTCCTCAGTATCTTGATTGTATAACTTTCCGAGGATTATTCGCGTTTATTACTGAGCCTTTTGCAGCTTTACTTTTCATTATTATGAAGTTTTTCAGAATGATCACAGGATCATGGGGGATTTCTATCATTCTACTTACAGTATTCTTAAAATTACTGCTGTATCCACTGAATGCTTGGTCAATACGTTCTATGAGACGCATGCAAAAGTTGTCTCCCTATATTCAAGAAATTCAACAGAAATATAAGAAAGAGCCTAAACGTGCTCAAATGGAAGTCATGGCTTTATATAAGACTAATAAAGTGAATCCTATTACAGGCTGTCTGCCGTTATTGATTCAGTTACCGTTTCTTATAGCTATGTTTGATTTATTAAAATCCTCATTCTTACTTCGAGGAGCATCTTTTATACCTGGATGGATTGATAATTTAACAGCTCCAGATGTTTTATTCTCTTGGACTACACCAATTTGGTTTCTTGGAAACGAATTCCATCTTCTTCCTATCTTATTAGGGATTGTAATGTTTGCTCAGCAGAAGATCTCTGCTTCGAAGAAAAAAGGACCTGCTACGGATCAACAAAGACAGCAGGAAACAATGGGAACAATGATGGCTATCTTGTTTACCTTTATGTTCTATAATTTCCCTTCAGGTTTAAATATTTATTGGTTTTCTTCTATGCTTCTTGGATTGATCCAACAATGGGTTACCAATAAGGTTTTAGATAGCAAACATCTTAAAAATGAAATTTCTGTTAATAAGAAAAGACAAAGGTAACAACTGAAAAAAAAGCTTTTTTATATTAAAAAAGATATATGAAAACTATTTAGATGAGATAGTTTTATGCGGGCGTGGGAAGACTTTCTTTTGCTACAAGAAAAAGAAATTGGTACAACTACTGTAGACAAATGGTTAAGGTCGTTAAAAGTCCTGTGTTTTGATGCGTGTAATCTATACCTCGAAGCTAAAGATTCTTTTCAAGTGACCTGGTTTGAAGAACATATACGCCATAAGGTTAAAGCTAATTTAGTGAACAATAATGGAAAGTTGATCCGCGTTCACGTAACTTCTTTAGATAAAACCACGCCTTTTTATAAAGAAAAGCAAATCCAACAGGAAAAAACTGCCTACTTCACTATGCAATACGGCAATGTAAATCCTGAAATGACTTTTTCTAATTTTCTTGTAACTCCTGAAAATGACTTGCCGTTTCGTATTCTACAAGAA contains these protein-coding regions:
- the yidC gene encoding membrane protein insertase YidC; this encodes MNKRSLLFVSLVGVAFVGCQIFFGYNDFRSCKALTEKQKTISEQVLAATKSAGLSVSPWTASLEEEINKNHYAVRVGNKLLLLNQGGSASSVYSSGIRWDFIEETTACDNIHVALYSEANESSDPLNTGKVFLPVTTEALPVLVVEFRNNQEPVVFLGQYKQEQGKIYNKDSVVYGTSLVFWRSGNEYLPLGIYNSKEERLESLDLPITKAAIFNDSQSSSVDLNSRQHFVLSNEYMQLVVSQESGSIEGINLPFSSEDNKSIVNEIGFDRDLKAQVPSEASFPGLPSIDANKKEISDTIGGYYPLLRRGMLSDVKKRTPSSYHALNIVSGRDLVKSVASGYRVSIFNSTVLELESNDGSIKKTYKLPEKQPYAFEVEVGINQAGDDMWITSGVPEVEIMSNAFTPSIKYHVIKKNKGQLDKVKLPKAKDPLALHSGVYPQWILNSNGYFGIILSPLTDAPAGYAASYVSGSSVPTRLSLLSPKNQAYPASKYPGYETLLPLSNQKGTHRFLVYAGPLAEPTLRALDQAYTNSKGESPQYLDCITFRGLFAFITEPFAALLFIIMKFFRMITGSWGISIILLTVFLKLLLYPLNAWSIRSMRRMQKLSPYIQEIQQKYKKEPKRAQMEVMALYKTNKVNPITGCLPLLIQLPFLIAMFDLLKSSFLLRGASFIPGWIDNLTAPDVLFSWTTPIWFLGNEFHLLPILLGIVMFAQQKISASKKKGPATDQQRQQETMGTMMAILFTFMFYNFPSGLNIYWFSSMLLGLIQQWVTNKVLDSKHLKNEISVNKKRQR